One Actinoplanes missouriensis 431 DNA segment encodes these proteins:
- a CDS encoding 2'-5' RNA ligase family protein, translating to MAYGVVLVPDAGVSRALVDLSQEIGAGREPLMLLGDDAPPHVSVLHADCADDRIPEMVTAAHPYRERSFEVTVIGLLYAVVPPGDYYVPSGGYYFGLEVIRRPGLDELHREFLGLGMPALGLVGEDFRPHITLGVTTQPPALPPLERVPAGSLRMTMASGPVGPFGTFPELTGV from the coding sequence GTGGCTTACGGAGTGGTGCTGGTGCCCGACGCGGGCGTGTCGCGGGCGCTGGTGGATCTGTCGCAGGAGATCGGGGCCGGCCGGGAGCCGCTGATGCTGCTCGGTGACGATGCCCCGCCGCATGTGTCGGTGCTTCATGCCGACTGTGCGGACGACCGGATCCCGGAGATGGTGACGGCTGCTCACCCGTACCGGGAAAGGTCTTTTGAAGTGACCGTGATCGGACTGCTGTATGCGGTCGTGCCGCCTGGTGACTACTACGTTCCGTCGGGTGGGTACTACTTCGGGCTCGAGGTGATCCGGCGGCCCGGCCTGGACGAGCTGCACCGGGAGTTCCTCGGGCTCGGGATGCCGGCGCTCGGGCTGGTGGGGGAGGACTTCCGGCCGCACATCACGCTCGGGGTCACCACGCAGCCGCCGGCGTTGCCGCCGCTGGAGCGGGTACCGGCCGGCAGCCTGCGGATGACCATGGCGTCCGGGCCGGTCGGGCCGTTCGGGACGTTCCCGGAGCTCACGGGAGTTTAG
- a CDS encoding glycoside hydrolase family 53 protein has protein sequence MRSVLAIAAVLAAILLPAPAPASASAGLSMRGADVSTLPRALDLGARYYDVRGHRDNPYDILKQAGVNYARLRIWNDPTSGYSNKAQVLKQARAIKAKGLKLLIDFHYSDTWADPGKQFTPAAWEGHDLTQLTKDVYDYTYDVCTSLKRQGTTPDSVQIGNEINVGMLWPAGYVNNSEFGPVSQLLTAGYDATKACHRPTNVMVHTALAGNIDAAHWFYDGITAAGARWDITALSYYCMWHGSLANLATVITDVRTRYAKPVVIAETAYPWTTENFDHLENIILTPAPCDGIPATPQGQARQFRAVQETARSAGAIGVFYWEPTWTAIDGNGWDTEDIANSGNAWENMATFDDGGRVNPYIRWVK, from the coding sequence ATGAGATCCGTCCTCGCGATCGCCGCCGTCCTCGCGGCGATCCTCCTCCCCGCCCCCGCCCCCGCGTCCGCGTCCGCCGGTCTTTCGATGCGCGGCGCCGACGTGTCCACCCTCCCCCGCGCGCTCGACCTCGGCGCCAGGTACTACGACGTCCGCGGTCACCGCGACAACCCCTACGACATCCTCAAGCAGGCCGGGGTCAACTACGCCCGGCTGCGCATCTGGAACGATCCGACCAGCGGGTACAGCAACAAGGCGCAGGTGCTGAAGCAGGCCCGCGCGATCAAGGCCAAGGGCCTCAAACTGCTGATCGACTTCCACTACTCGGACACCTGGGCCGACCCGGGCAAACAGTTCACCCCGGCCGCCTGGGAGGGCCACGACCTGACCCAGCTGACCAAGGACGTCTACGACTACACGTACGACGTGTGCACCTCGCTGAAGCGGCAGGGCACCACGCCGGACAGCGTGCAGATCGGCAACGAGATCAACGTCGGCATGCTGTGGCCGGCCGGCTATGTGAACAACAGCGAGTTCGGCCCGGTGTCACAGCTGCTCACCGCCGGTTACGACGCCACCAAGGCCTGTCACCGGCCGACGAATGTCATGGTCCACACGGCCCTGGCCGGCAACATCGACGCGGCGCACTGGTTCTACGACGGGATCACCGCGGCCGGCGCCCGCTGGGACATCACCGCGCTTTCCTACTACTGCATGTGGCACGGCTCGCTCGCCAACCTGGCGACGGTGATCACCGACGTGCGGACGCGGTACGCCAAGCCGGTCGTGATCGCGGAGACCGCGTACCCGTGGACCACCGAGAACTTCGACCACCTGGAGAACATCATCCTGACGCCGGCCCCGTGCGACGGCATCCCGGCGACGCCGCAGGGTCAGGCGCGGCAGTTCCGCGCGGTGCAGGAGACCGCCCGGTCGGCCGGGGCGATCGGCGTCTTCTACTGGGAGCCGACGTGGACCGCGATCGACGGGAACGGCTGGGACACCGAGGACATCGCGAACTCCGGCAACGCCTGGGAGAACATGGCGACGTTCGACGACGGCGGGCGGGTCAACCCGTACATCAGGTGGGTGAAGTGA
- a CDS encoding ArsR/SmtB family transcription factor — protein sequence MDDDLWSAIGDPTRRRMLDLMLVDGTGTATSLSQQMSVTRQAVAKHLVVLDRAGLVRSAPAGRERRYRVDDAQLARAVGQLTEVGAAWDARLRRIKQIAETIQRSE from the coding sequence ATCGACGACGACCTCTGGTCGGCGATCGGCGACCCGACCCGGCGCCGGATGCTCGACCTGATGCTCGTCGACGGCACCGGCACGGCCACGTCGCTGAGCCAGCAGATGTCGGTGACCCGGCAGGCGGTCGCGAAACATCTCGTCGTGCTGGACCGGGCCGGTCTGGTCCGCTCGGCGCCGGCGGGCCGGGAGCGTCGGTACCGGGTGGACGACGCCCAGCTGGCCCGCGCGGTGGGCCAGCTGACCGAGGTCGGCGCGGCCTGGGACGCCCGCCTGCGCCGGATCAAGCAGATCGCGGAGACGATCCAGCGCTCCGAGTGA
- a CDS encoding BTAD domain-containing putative transcriptional regulator: MHIGVLGSFEVRTDDGDLTDVPGARLRGLLIALALEPGRVVPRATLVDWIWGDHPPADATNALQRLVSRLRKLLPEGAIEGQADGYRLAVAPDAVDAVRFERLVRDTDGPERLDRLRAALALWRGAAMQDVGLPDSMALAAAVTRLEGLRLAALEDRYAAEAGPELVTELTALVAAHPLRERLVAALMRSLVAAGRSSEALEVYQRTREALADALGVDPSPELAALHVALLRGDGGRREVDRRTNLRAELTSYVGKGADVAAVRELIAGHRLTTLIGPGGSGKTRLATEAARTLVADLPDGVWLVELAPIGGDGDVAQATITGLGLRDALLAGAPDMDLTDRLATAIRERELLLVLDNCEHVIEQAATLAHRLLGECRRLRILATSREPLGITGEALWHVEPLGLPGRDAGAEEIASSPAVRLLRERAQAVRKDLGSLATMAHVCRALDGMPLAIELAAARLRTMTLDQLAHRLDDRFRLLTGGSRTALPRHRTLRAVVDWSWELLTGAERTVLRRLAVFAGGASLEAAEQVCADEGKGAGKSEGAGKSEGAGTSDGDGVEPADVLELLTSLAEKSLLVIEGDTAPRYRMLGTIGEYAAQRLAEAGELESARRAHLAYFTAFAETAEPHLRRADQLRWLALLQAEHENIGSAMRGAIAAGEAEQAMRLAAAAGWYWWFSGHKAEGVELITAATEVPGAVPDEIQAPVYALVVHFAGSGRADEHQAAAWIRKAFELRQRIGPASPLLDLVVPLERLLQGLAASLPAWESLLSNPDPWVRALARLHIGKTRINLGYAGADADAYLEDALTEFRAQGERFGIYFALTELADRIAVRGELARACELYEQAIAVVTEVGALEDVIQMRGRQAELYWMLGDEVAGAAAIAEAQRCAERVTWPDALAELALARANLARLRGDTAEARRQIERATSVLGDKAEQATVRAVADDLRGRIAADLGAARAHHASACRAAAEAGHATLIAGILIGVADLALRRDLPEQAARLLGASTAVRGMRDASHPDVDRIEREARRRLGDTGFAEAVRDGARADWQELAGSTL; encoded by the coding sequence GTGCATATCGGCGTACTCGGATCGTTCGAGGTTCGCACGGACGACGGCGACCTCACCGACGTTCCGGGCGCGCGACTGCGCGGGCTCCTGATCGCGCTCGCGCTCGAACCGGGCCGGGTGGTGCCGAGGGCGACGCTCGTGGACTGGATCTGGGGCGATCATCCGCCCGCCGATGCGACGAACGCCCTCCAGCGCCTCGTCTCCCGCCTGCGCAAACTCCTGCCGGAGGGCGCGATCGAGGGGCAGGCCGACGGGTACCGGCTGGCCGTGGCCCCGGACGCCGTGGACGCGGTGAGGTTCGAGCGGCTGGTCAGGGACACGGACGGCCCGGAGCGCCTGGACCGGCTGCGGGCCGCCCTCGCGCTCTGGCGCGGCGCCGCCATGCAGGACGTCGGCCTGCCGGACAGCATGGCGCTCGCCGCGGCGGTCACCCGGCTGGAGGGGTTGCGGCTGGCGGCGCTGGAGGACCGGTACGCGGCCGAGGCCGGCCCCGAGCTGGTCACCGAGCTGACCGCCCTGGTGGCCGCGCACCCGCTGCGGGAGCGGCTGGTCGCCGCGCTGATGCGGTCGCTCGTCGCGGCCGGCCGGAGCAGTGAGGCCCTCGAGGTCTACCAGCGGACCCGGGAGGCCTTGGCGGACGCGCTCGGCGTCGACCCGTCGCCGGAGCTCGCCGCCCTGCACGTGGCTCTGCTGCGCGGTGACGGCGGCCGGCGCGAGGTGGACCGCCGGACCAACCTGCGCGCCGAGCTGACCAGTTACGTCGGCAAGGGCGCCGACGTCGCGGCGGTCCGCGAGCTGATCGCCGGGCACCGGCTCACCACGCTGATCGGGCCGGGCGGCTCGGGGAAGACCCGGCTCGCCACCGAGGCGGCGCGCACGCTCGTCGCGGACCTGCCGGACGGCGTCTGGCTGGTGGAGCTCGCCCCGATCGGCGGCGACGGGGACGTGGCGCAGGCGACCATCACCGGGCTCGGCTTGCGTGACGCGCTGCTGGCCGGCGCGCCGGACATGGACCTCACCGACCGGCTCGCCACCGCGATCCGCGAGCGGGAGCTGCTGCTGGTCCTGGACAACTGCGAGCACGTGATCGAGCAGGCGGCGACGCTGGCGCACCGGCTGCTCGGCGAGTGCCGCCGGCTGCGGATCCTGGCGACGAGCCGGGAGCCGCTCGGCATCACCGGTGAGGCGCTGTGGCACGTCGAGCCGCTCGGGCTGCCGGGACGCGACGCCGGGGCCGAGGAGATCGCGTCCTCGCCCGCGGTCCGGCTGCTGCGGGAGCGGGCTCAGGCCGTACGCAAGGATCTCGGGTCACTTGCCACGATGGCGCATGTCTGCCGGGCGCTGGACGGCATGCCGCTCGCGATCGAGCTGGCCGCGGCCCGGCTGCGCACGATGACGCTGGACCAGCTCGCGCACCGGCTCGACGACAGGTTCCGGCTGCTCACCGGTGGCAGCCGGACCGCGCTGCCCCGGCACCGGACGCTGCGCGCGGTGGTCGACTGGAGCTGGGAGCTGCTCACCGGCGCGGAGCGGACGGTGCTGCGCCGGCTCGCGGTGTTCGCCGGCGGGGCGAGCCTGGAGGCAGCCGAGCAGGTATGCGCCGACGAAGGCAAAGGCGCCGGCAAAAGCGAAGGCGCCGGCAAAAGCGAAGGCGCCGGCACGAGCGACGGCGACGGGGTGGAGCCGGCGGACGTGCTCGAGCTGCTCACCTCACTCGCCGAGAAGTCGCTGCTGGTCATCGAGGGCGACACCGCGCCGCGGTACCGGATGCTCGGCACCATCGGTGAGTACGCGGCGCAGCGGCTCGCCGAGGCAGGGGAGCTGGAGTCGGCCCGGCGGGCGCACCTCGCCTACTTCACCGCGTTCGCCGAGACCGCGGAACCGCATCTGCGCCGCGCCGACCAGCTGCGATGGCTGGCCCTGCTGCAGGCCGAGCACGAGAACATCGGGTCGGCGATGCGCGGCGCGATCGCCGCCGGCGAGGCGGAGCAGGCGATGCGGCTCGCGGCAGCCGCCGGCTGGTACTGGTGGTTCAGCGGGCACAAGGCCGAGGGCGTCGAGCTGATCACCGCGGCCACCGAGGTGCCCGGCGCGGTCCCGGACGAGATCCAGGCGCCGGTGTACGCCCTGGTGGTGCACTTCGCGGGCTCCGGGCGCGCGGACGAGCACCAGGCGGCCGCGTGGATCCGCAAGGCGTTCGAGCTGCGGCAGCGGATCGGGCCGGCCAGCCCGCTGCTCGATCTGGTCGTGCCGCTGGAGCGGCTGCTGCAGGGGCTGGCGGCGTCGCTGCCGGCCTGGGAGTCGCTGCTGTCCAATCCCGACCCCTGGGTCCGGGCGCTCGCCCGGCTGCACATCGGCAAGACCAGGATCAATCTGGGGTACGCGGGAGCCGACGCCGACGCCTACCTGGAGGACGCGCTCACCGAGTTCCGGGCACAGGGTGAACGCTTCGGCATCTACTTCGCGCTCACCGAGCTGGCGGACCGGATCGCGGTGCGGGGCGAGCTCGCCCGCGCGTGTGAGCTCTACGAGCAGGCGATCGCCGTGGTGACCGAGGTCGGCGCCCTGGAGGACGTCATTCAGATGCGGGGCCGGCAGGCCGAGCTGTACTGGATGCTCGGTGACGAGGTGGCCGGCGCGGCGGCGATTGCCGAGGCGCAGCGCTGCGCGGAGCGGGTCACCTGGCCGGACGCCCTCGCCGAACTCGCCCTGGCCAGGGCTAATCTGGCCCGGCTGCGCGGCGACACCGCCGAGGCCCGCCGGCAGATCGAGAGGGCGACCTCGGTGCTGGGCGACAAGGCGGAGCAGGCGACGGTCCGGGCGGTCGCCGACGACCTGCGCGGCCGGATCGCCGCGGATCTCGGTGCGGCCCGGGCACATCACGCGTCGGCCTGCCGGGCGGCGGCCGAGGCGGGTCACGCCACGCTGATCGCCGGGATCCTGATCGGCGTCGCCGACCTGGCGCTGCGCCGGGACCTGCCGGAACAGGCGGCCCGGCTGCTCGGGGCGAGCACCGCCGTGCGGGGGATGCGGGACGCGTCCCACCCGGACGTGGACCGCATCGAGCGGGAGGCACGCCGCCGCCTCGGCGACACGGGGTTCGCCGAGGCGGTCCGGGACGGCGCGCGGGCCGACTGGCAGGAACTGGCCGGATCTACGCTGTGA
- a CDS encoding LacI family DNA-binding transcriptional regulator: MTMIPNVSSRKRPTIRDVAREAGVSYATVSRVLNGRDWVSPEAVRAVTDAIQRTGYTTNQHARSLATGRSGSIAFLLTEPQHLLFEDPNFSVLLRGVAQALSDRELTLILMIASTPEERNRTLAYLSGGHVDGVLLVSPHSGDPLLKQLVQAEVPIVACGQVLGFEDSISSVSADDWGGARTAVEHLLAAGCRRIATITGPQDTFGGVFRLRGYSDALTAAGITVDPDYIVHGDWSRESGAAGMRALLGRVPEVDAVFAASDAMAAAALPVLREAGRDVPGDVRIVGFDDSGLAATTEPPLTTVRHPLERISEEMVRLLTDVIAGRTPLSITVPTSLVIRSSSPA; encoded by the coding sequence ATGACTATGATCCCGAACGTGTCGTCGCGTAAACGCCCCACCATCCGCGACGTCGCCCGCGAGGCCGGGGTGTCCTACGCGACGGTGTCGCGGGTGCTCAACGGCCGTGACTGGGTCAGCCCGGAAGCCGTCCGCGCGGTCACCGACGCGATCCAGCGCACCGGGTACACCACGAACCAGCACGCCCGCTCGCTGGCCACCGGCCGGTCCGGCTCGATCGCGTTCCTGCTCACCGAGCCGCAGCACCTGCTCTTCGAGGACCCGAACTTCTCGGTGCTGCTGCGCGGGGTGGCGCAGGCGCTCTCCGACCGGGAGCTGACGCTGATCCTGATGATCGCGTCGACCCCGGAGGAGCGGAACCGGACCCTCGCCTACCTCTCCGGCGGTCACGTCGACGGGGTGCTGCTGGTCTCCCCGCACTCCGGGGACCCGCTGCTCAAACAGCTGGTCCAGGCCGAGGTGCCGATCGTGGCGTGCGGTCAGGTGCTCGGCTTCGAGGACTCGATCAGTTCGGTCTCGGCCGACGACTGGGGTGGCGCCCGGACCGCGGTGGAGCACCTGCTCGCCGCCGGGTGCCGCCGGATCGCCACGATCACCGGGCCGCAGGACACGTTCGGCGGGGTGTTCCGGCTGCGCGGGTACAGCGACGCGCTGACCGCGGCCGGCATCACGGTCGACCCGGACTACATCGTGCACGGCGACTGGAGCCGGGAGAGCGGCGCGGCCGGGATGCGCGCGCTGCTCGGCCGGGTCCCGGAGGTGGACGCGGTGTTCGCCGCGTCCGACGCGATGGCCGCGGCCGCCCTGCCGGTGCTGCGCGAGGCCGGCCGGGACGTGCCCGGCGACGTCCGGATCGTCGGTTTCGACGATTCCGGGCTGGCGGCGACCACCGAGCCGCCCCTGACGACCGTCCGGCATCCGCTGGAACGGATCAGCGAGGAGATGGTCCGGCTGCTCACCGATGTGATCGCCGGCCGTACCCCGCTCTCGATCACCGTGCCGACCAGCCTGGTGATCCGCTCCTCCTCCCCCGCCTGA
- a CDS encoding glycoside hydrolase family 53 protein codes for MGLLRMLLIAAVLVTLTPSPAQAASLTMLGADVSSLQRSLDLGAKYYKNGAATDPYDILKGAGANYMRLRVWNNPASGYNNKAKVLQQAKAIKAKGLKLLIDFHYSDTWADPGKQYPPAAWAAHSLSQLRTDVYNHTYDVCTALKAQGTTPDSVQIGNEINVGMLWPRGQVEGSDFGPLASLLKQGYNATKACNGSTQVMIHTANSDSLTNARWFYNGITAAGVTWDVTALSYYCMWHGTLANLYNVITDLRARYAKPVVVVETAYQFTSADADSEKNSIPGTVLCDNIPSTWAGQAQQFSWVQNTARNAGAIGVFYWEPTWYAVKGNGWDPANINGTGDGWDNMATFDWTGNVNPGLKWTP; via the coding sequence ATGGGTCTTCTCCGGATGCTCCTGATCGCGGCGGTGCTCGTCACCCTCACCCCGTCGCCCGCGCAGGCCGCCTCGCTCACCATGCTCGGGGCCGACGTCTCGTCCCTGCAGCGCAGCCTCGACCTGGGCGCGAAGTACTACAAGAACGGGGCCGCCACCGACCCCTACGACATCCTCAAGGGCGCCGGCGCGAACTACATGCGGTTACGTGTCTGGAACAACCCGGCGAGCGGGTACAACAACAAGGCCAAGGTCCTCCAGCAGGCGAAGGCGATCAAGGCGAAGGGCCTGAAGCTGCTGATCGACTTCCACTACTCGGACACCTGGGCCGACCCGGGCAAGCAGTACCCGCCCGCGGCCTGGGCCGCGCACTCGCTCAGCCAGCTGCGGACCGACGTCTACAACCACACCTACGACGTCTGCACCGCGCTCAAGGCGCAGGGCACCACACCGGACAGCGTGCAGATCGGCAACGAGATCAACGTGGGCATGCTCTGGCCGCGCGGCCAGGTCGAGGGCAGCGACTTCGGCCCGCTCGCGTCACTGCTCAAGCAGGGCTACAACGCCACCAAGGCCTGCAACGGCTCGACCCAGGTCATGATCCACACGGCGAACTCGGACAGCCTCACCAACGCCCGCTGGTTCTACAACGGGATCACAGCGGCCGGCGTCACCTGGGACGTCACCGCCCTCTCCTACTACTGCATGTGGCACGGCACCCTCGCGAACCTCTACAACGTCATCACCGACCTGCGCGCCCGGTACGCCAAGCCGGTCGTCGTGGTGGAGACCGCGTACCAGTTCACCAGCGCCGACGCCGACAGCGAGAAGAACTCCATCCCCGGCACGGTGCTCTGCGACAACATCCCGTCCACCTGGGCGGGGCAGGCGCAGCAATTCTCCTGGGTGCAGAACACCGCCCGCAACGCCGGCGCGATCGGCGTCTTCTACTGGGAGCCGACCTGGTACGCCGTGAAGGGCAACGGCTGGGATCCGGCGAACATCAACGGCACCGGCGACGGCTGGGACAACATGGCCACCTTCGACTGGACCGGCAACGTCAACCCCGGTCTGAAGTGGACGCCATGA
- a CDS encoding SRPBCC domain-containing protein — protein MEFGSIEREIYVEATPEVVFEVVSSPEHIRGWWPDEASYELAPGADGVISFGDTSERLTVVDVQPPKVFRFRWTHGPGEVAAAGNSMLVTFELSPSGAGTLLRMTETGFRERGWEAATVEQCYRDHVTGWDHFLPRIAPYAATLRLQP, from the coding sequence ATGGAATTCGGATCTATCGAGCGGGAGATCTACGTCGAGGCGACGCCCGAGGTGGTCTTCGAGGTGGTCAGCAGCCCCGAGCACATCAGGGGCTGGTGGCCGGACGAGGCGAGCTACGAACTGGCCCCGGGCGCGGACGGCGTGATCAGTTTCGGTGACACGTCCGAGCGGCTCACCGTGGTCGACGTGCAGCCGCCGAAGGTGTTCCGGTTCCGGTGGACGCACGGTCCCGGCGAGGTGGCGGCGGCCGGCAACTCGATGCTCGTGACGTTCGAGCTGAGCCCGTCCGGGGCCGGGACCCTGCTGAGGATGACTGAGACCGGTTTCCGGGAGCGCGGCTGGGAGGCCGCTACGGTGGAGCAGTGCTACCGCGACCACGTCACCGGCTGGGATCACTTCCTGCCGCGGATCGCGCCGTACGCCGCGACGCTGCGCCTCCAGCCGTGA